The Eleutherodactylus coqui strain aEleCoq1 chromosome 6, aEleCoq1.hap1, whole genome shotgun sequence genome window below encodes:
- the FAM131C gene encoding protein FAM131C yields the protein MRVTIMGSCISKEFFFSGHKELHFSNSNTKPSSPPVVCAEIPPPAEGTAPTDSPEEDEEEEDNMPGQKCFKTPNGFMCESKANSVSYEITELATSSLIGLVQTIKDHITKPTAMARGRVAHLIEWKGWSAPQTGWDSTLTDEEHYSDLTDELKEARFAAGVAEQFAITEATLSAWSSLDEEEMHYGLGSQEVRQLQELESLYLQSRLLSYTQGACGSDLGGSLPGLSYSSALSLAAASQPVLPMERWDISEPRSHQSLFPCPLLTGGRSSSSENSKAAVLAEGESAPGPCKPRLNSSLHYVDSSSLSEDEVFYN from the exons ATGCGGGTCACCATCATGGGCTCATGTATCTCAAAAG AGTTTTTCTTCAGTGGACACAAAGAACTTCACTTCTCCAACAGCAACACAAAGCCGTCCAGCCCCCCTGTGGTATGTGCAGAAATACCGCCACCAGCAGAGGGCACCGCGCCCACTGACAgccctgaggaggatgaggaggaagaggacaaTATGCCGGGGCAG AAATGTTTTAAGACACCCAACGGCTTCATGTGCGAATCCAAGGCGAACTCTGTGAGCTACGAGATCACAGAGCTGGCGACCTCCTCACTGATTG GTCTGGTACAAACCATTAAGGACCACATCACCAAGCCTACAGCTATGGCCCGTGGACGTGTAGCCCATCTGATCGAATGGAAAGGTTGGAGCGCCCCCCAGACTGGCTGGGACTCCACCCTGACCGATGAGGAACACTACTCCGACCTGACGGATGAGCTGAAGGAAGCGCGGTTTGCTGCAG GAGTTGCGGAGCAGTTTGCCATCACTGAAGCGACTCTCAGCGCATGGTCCTCCTTGGATGAGGAAGAGATGCATTATGGACTCGGCTCCCAAGAGGTTCGACAGCTTCAAG AACTCGAGAGTCTGTACCTGCAGAGTCGGCTGCTGAGCTACACTCAGGGGGCCTGCGGCTCCGATCTGGGGGGAAGCCTCCCCGGCCTCTCCTATTCCTCCGCCTTGTCTTTGGCTGCAGCTTCTCAGCCAGTGCTGCCCATGGAGAGATGGGACATCAGCGAGCCACGTTCTCACCAGTCCTTATTCCCCTGCCCCTTACTGACAGGTGGGAGAAGCAGCAGCTCAGAAAACTCCAAAGCGGCGGTGCTGGCGGAGGGCGAGAGCGCCCCCGGACCCTGCAAACCCCGACTCAACAGCTCGCTTCATTACGTGGACAGCAGCTCGTTATCCGAGGATGAGGTGTTCTACAACTGA